The window GCTGATTGTGAAATGACTAACAAGGAATGAGTGATTCTTCTCTGTATCTTGAGAGGGTCACACGTACATCTCACCCCATTAGACACACCACAGTAATTTCATTTCACATACAGAAACTCTAAGGAGCTCCTCGCAAGATGCTGTTCTGGTAACTGCAATGACAGCTTACAATATTAGAAGCACAAATTCGCTCACGAAATTTCCAGAGCTGATGCTAGTTGAAAGCGCGTGGTTTCTGTGGTGACCTCTGGCCCGCAGATAGCACCAATCCAGCACGCCACCTACAATCATTGTGAGAATCACATATcaacacacatacccacacagcTTTCCAAAAAATGAAACTAAAGGAAATCAAGAGAATGTTTCACAATGATATTCAGTACAGAGCAGTGCTGGAATGTAATGAAGTACATTCATTTATATcaagtacttttactggagtattacttgagtatttccatgttatgctactatGCTattctactccattacattttacaaaccAATATTGTAATTTTCCATCCTCTACATTTACCTAATGCTAATACGGATTCAGATTATTAGATTATACAAAATCAAAACCCAGTAATTTAATCAGTGGTAATTAAGTACATTGTTTACTGTATTTAAGCAACACATTCAGCTAAtagtactttactcaagtatttccACATGATGCTACTTGTACTCCTTACACCGTGtaggcaaatgttgtactttgtacttcactaaatatattttacatattgaGTTACtattactttgcagatttaaatcaatcatacaaaatataaattcaattcaaatcgACTCCACCTTTACCAAGTGCACCACTGCAGTGATGGTTAATGCATCAGTCATTgtaatgaaataatacaaagaaTGCATGGTGCTTAAATTGGCTATTTTGCataatgtgtacttttactcttgGAACTTAAAGTACTTTTAAATGCtgaaacttttttctttctttgagagCAATTCTGAATGCTGGACCTTCACTTGTATCTGagcatttttactttactgtttattttctgcttttacttaagCAAATTATCTTCTTCAACCTCTGatttaattttaatatttaatattattctgaaatgtgccttaacacaaatatttgtacttttgggaattgttgtatattttgatgctgaaactttgtttacttttacgATAGTAAGATGTTGAATGCAAggcttttatttgtaattttacaAGTTAGTATTGCTGCttttgagtacttcttccaccacatAGAGTGAAATGTGCGAAGGGGCTCAGTGTATTGCTTGAGTGCACACGCTTCCTGTTGGCAATCATTGACGCACGAACCTGAAAGTTTTGTGAATCAGATCTAAGAACAGTGAGTGAAAATCCCCTGTGAACTTAATGCAACATCCCAAGCAGCATTTAGAATTTAGAATTGATAAATGCATCCCATTCTTTTGATTTTGGATGCAGCTGCAAACTGAATTGTGTGCCATGTGTATCAGCCTTATAGTtctgaaaatgaagaaaattTAAAGTGGTGTGAAATTTAAACGTCCCCTTTCAGATGACTCAGAATAGCTTCAGAATTGCTGTAAGCTGGGAAGAGCGGTGAGGATCTGCTGAACTGTGACTCAGTCTGGTCTTGCTTGGTTAGAGGCCTGCACCTTCACTATTACTCACTGTAGAGGCCTACTTCTCGGAACCAGGAACCACATAGAGGAACTTTATTCAGTATGAAACCACGTCGAGCTGTTTTGTTGTACAATGACTGCAACTGAAGCAAAGCACCCCCTGCGTGTGCtaattcaaagtaaaaatattgGCACTGCCCATTGCGGTCTGTAAAGACAATCCATCAAAACAATATGTTGAAATTACAGAGGTGGGTATTTTAGCAGTTGTGCTCCCAAAGCCACAGATAGTTGCACTTTAAATAGCTAATGATTTCTAGGACTACTGTACGTTGCCCATAtcaaaaatacttaaattaaGAGATAACTTAAAAGAGCAATCCCAAAATCTAACGTTCAAAGTCACACAACAGGTTTTCCTTGATTTGTACTTGAAACCTTTCTTACTGATGATTTTGTTTCTGCATGTCTTCACTGTTTCATTTCTCCTTTCTTGAAAACCACAAATAGTGACATTGTCAATTTCTTGTACTGCAGTTCTGAGTAGTCTGGGTTATAACacttaaaacatttacagttcctcagtatatttaaattatttcgAAGTAGCTGACCCGTTTTCTGCGGAAATACAGCAAACGAGCAAGTTGTTATTTCAAAGCAGCATCTTTATTCAAAGTCTGGCGTTTCACAAGTCACTTCTGTCTTTAAAACCGTTCTTTTGGTTTACGTTTGTTTTTCAATGTGACATTTGTGATACCAGCGACTGACAACTCTAGACCAAAAACCCCAAGTCTGCTGCTTTCTCTCCAGACAGGATGTTTAGTGGTTATCTATTGAAAGCGGCGGTAAAACCCTTCTCTCTGATTTAGATGTTTCCTATAAGACATTTGCATCCCATGCGATCACTCTGTGTGTCTTATTTCCCATCCATGACAATACCTTCAACTGTAAAACTGGTTTCTATTTCGGTGCAGTGGACTGTGTTACCACTTGACATTCATGCACACTGCATCTGTTTTCTCCACGCAAGGCTTCACCCCCAGTCATCGAGATTCACGACTCTATGACTGAATGTGAGGAAGAAGGGAGGCCTGTTAAAGTGCCAATGGAGGAGAAGGCATTTGTATCCAGTCTGCACTCCTTTATGAAGGACAGAGGGACACCCATAGAAAGGATCCCACATCTGGGCTTCAAACAGAGTGAGTTCCTTTGCACTGCTCCTGCTGTTGAATGAAGACAATATTCACattgtttttgaataaaaatatttaaggTTTCCATGTTTGTTTGCCCCAGTTAATCTGTGCCGGATCCACAAAGCTGTGGAGAAACTTGGGGGCTATGATTCAGTAAGTATTAGTACTTTTAAAGACTTTGGTTCTGTTCTGTGCAATATTACTGCGATAACTACTACTGACTGTTACACCACTGCAGGGGGGATGTaacagtacatttacattaagtACAAATTTGAGGTACTTGAACTTCACTTGAGtatatacttttactccactacaactcAGAGAGAGTACTTTTTACTACACTAAATCTATTCTATGGCTATAGTTACTACTGATTTATAAATTGAGATGATTTAACACGcaaaacttattttaaaataagatgttttgaTGTAGATTAAACCATCCAAAATCATATTTATATACACTGCAGAAAAACGAGATGAATGTGCAGAAATGTTATTCGTTTTTAGTTCATGTATAAAGATATTTCACAGTTCCTGCTTTTCAACTGGGAAtatgttctgcttttcatttgaaaaatctATAGGTTTTTTTCTGCAACTCTTTATAATTAAAGTACAATTTCCTGGTCTTACTTAAATACCTTGTAATGGATTATTTTTACATTGATGTATTTGTGCTTTTACATAGGAGAAGGAGCTTTTTCCATCTCTGCACCACTGTGCAAAatacacttcttttttttaaacaatgtattGATGTTATTTCTGGCAGCTACTATCCTTCACTTATGTTCACTTTCATCATGCTACCATGGAAGTGCACTTAATTGATTCATCTTATTAATGTGCGCTGGcctttattacttttattggtattatactcattttatttttgcctttgctGTAATGCAGTAAATGTCCCTGCTGTGGGACCCATGTCCACAGCATTTCAGATTCTGATTATTGTTCATAGTCCTTTGACTGCTGTGTTTACACGTAAGTGGAAAACTAGCTGTAGGTCAGGTACTGTAACATGGTTTCAACCACAGGTGAGGACATTTAGCACTCGCTGTTCTGCTGCCTTTGATGTTGAATGAGTGGGACCGTATGCACTTTATGTGTCAGAGgatgtgtttaaataaattaagCGTGGGACTGAGGCTCTATACAGAATTGACCCCTCACCCCCAAACCACCACTGCCACTGCTACACAGAACATAAGCTGCCAACACATTGTGTACACCCtaaaaatgaaagtgtttttgaaaaaacagcAGACatggcatttaaaatgttaaccaCCCTTCCTCAAAAATGGTTTGAAAACTAAAATTGAAAACAGGTTGTAGTCAAAGCCCATGATACGTCTGGGAATGGAAGACACATTATCATGGGGAGAACTaccttacatttaatttaaatgattcatttacatattttatacaaTATTGCGTTAAAAAGCCAGCCACAACAAAGGAGGCATTGAGCTTCAAAGTCCCCTGTGCAGacaacacattaaacacatttaaatgtaacaaaTTAAGATGAATAAATAGCATTACTTTATCTGTTGAAGCTTCAAACTATATCTGACCACTACAGTTTCCTCCACATATACCTccctatttattatttatcaaaatcacaaatcaagacaacattttaatgtgtgttttatattttaaatgtattgttttatgattttctaaaataatttgaaCCTATTAAGTGTTTTTGAGTATTAAAGCActgtaaacataaaatgtattactaATATCATTACaaaacatgctaacatttacaccttctgcaaaaaatacaaataaatatcataGGTGATCTTGTGCGCTCCCTTGTGGCCATAGACAACTAAGCAGTCCTCTAGTTCAAACATGAGAAGCAGCTGGGAATATAAACCATTAATTCTcctaaaaataatattcaaactgacattttttccACACTGTGTTTTCCAACAGGTGACAGCTCGACGTCTTTGGAAGAAAGTGTATGATGAGCTGGGAGGAAGTCCAGGAAGCACCAGCGCTGCTACCTGCACTCGCAGACATTACGAGAAGTGAGGATGATGCTGTTTCTAACTTTCCTGTTGATCATCACAACCAACTGTGAATCCTAATCAAAGAAACGTCTCTTTAGGTTGGTGCTACCTTTTGAAAGACACttgaaaggagaggaggacaaaCCTCTGCCTCCAAGCAAACCTCGGAAGCCATATAAGAGAAATTCAGATGGCAAGGTCACGAAGGctgagaagaagaggaaacgGACTCAGTCGGAAAGAGAGATGGATTCAGAGCTGGAGGTAACATGTTTTACCTTGTTAAAATGCCTCAAGAAGAGAGAGATATACCCTATTTGCATTTACAGTGTCCTAAAACCCCATCTTTATCACTTTGTAGATTCTCCCCCAGAGAAGTCCAGATGCCTCGAGCCAAAGGGAAGCAGGGATGCCTCCTCTCTGGAACTCCACCTCTGATAGACACCACCCAGACTGCTCTCCACCAAACAGAGCCACCACCGGCCTTTGCTCTCCTATCTATGCCCACCTTGTCCAGGTCCCTCCATCCGTCCCCTGGACCTCTCACATCCCCCAAGGTGCCGGAGAGGGGATCTCAcccctggagaaaaagaaacgtATGGCTCAGGCAAGTCTTAACCTGCCCCTGAGTCCTCAGAGTGAGGATAAAGAAAGACCCTCTGTCATCCACTGCTCCCAGTCTCCAGCCAGGGCTTCCTCTTCAGGCCGTAACTGCAACTCCTCTGACAGCTCCCCGCTTCCGTTATCTCCTTCATCTTCCCGCAGcacttcccctctctctgtttcctcagaGGACGGTCCTGAAGGGATTAAAGAAAAACCTGCATCAAGCGCTGAACTACccaaaaaaagtgtaaaaaacacCCCCTGCAGTGAGGAAGCCAAGGCTGCGAGTTGTATTCTCATATCAAAAGATCCTGCAGGACAGAATAAAGACATCACCCTCCCTTCTGCAGACTCTATCACAGTCCAGTTGAAAGACTGGCTGCCAATCCACAAAGGGAGTGTCAAATACTCGCATCCTTTGCACTCATCCTCCTCTTTCATGGTGAGATCTGACTGGGCTCCCACGTCTACCTCTAGTTTTACTAAAGTTGTTCCAAAATCTTTGCAGCTTCTGCGGCCTGCTCCTATTCGGCCGCAGAACAGCTCTGTGACCTTTGTGAAGAAGACCAACAATGCACCGTGGCTCTATCAgacagagaagagggagagatcCAGGACAATGCTGCAAAAAGTTCCCTCCACTCAGCAGAGTCCGGCACAGTCCTCCTCCAGCCTGCCTGTGTCGTACGTCCTGTCCAGAGACTCTCGGCACCAGCCTGTGTTACACCCTGCATATTTCCCCAACAGAATGAGACTACCTCAATCTCAGATAATGTACCGACACGTCCCGATGAGTGCTGCTCATTCTGCTCTTATTGGGCCTGCTGTTTACCCATATCCCTACTCCATCCCTCTGTTAAATCCCCAAACTGGATATCCCTTTCCTGCCATGCATCCAATTTACTCTCACAAGCTGTGattctttgtattttaacaCCAAACTTTCCTCTTTACATAGAAGAAAGCAGCCATTGAGTTTGCTAGTCCACTTTTTATTACTCAGTGTAAATTGGTAATGTctacttttgttttaaacatagCTGAAGtttaaaacacatacacacatctaaGTTACGTGGCTTTACTAGTTACTATTATTAACCGTGTGACTGTGATGACCTTCTGTGGCCTAAACGAAACCACACTGAAGGGAAATTAAAATATAGCGGTAAAGTAATTATAGGATCACAGGTTGAATCGCACAAATGCATCACACGGGTGCATCATTTATAAACTCAAAGCAGAACTGTGCTGAATGTATTGTTGTTCTTTTAGCagtaattacattacattttgacaataaaatgtattccaatTTATAACCTGTAACGTGTCCATCTGATAAGttaaaaatgctttgtttattttactcagTAAAACAAGTACATAAGGACACGTTTTTTTTACGGCTTGCACATTTTCAATACTTTGTGTTGAATGACCTTCTTACTGTACTGTGAAGAAAGTTAACATAATGACACtgtgtaaatactgtatgtaccaTGGATCAACAATATTATATGAAGATCTCGTTTTCGTTcatatgttgatgtttttttaagtaaattattgtaaataaatgtcaaaaaccATCTTAAAccccttgtttttatttacagaaacagTTATATATGAAAAATATCATAGAGTATTTCACCATAAGTGCAATCATATTTGATAGACAGCTTTTCTCTAATGTTAAATGATTTTTCTAAATCCATTTCCTCCTGTAATTATTGTATGGTTTAGTATGTTTTTAATCAGATAATTGGTGAATAATAGGATAAATGACATTAATAGGTCATAAGAGGTCATCATTttaagaagaaataaataacaatggcCAGTATTTTCATGTTTGTCCCTATGCACAGCTATTTAAAGACAATAAACAACCCTTTTTGTAACTAAGTGAGAACTGGAATTTGTGTctgtttatcttcttttttaaatgaatacgTCTTAACAGGATTTGGTGGGACCTGGATTAAACACTGCATGTCTGATTATcagcagcacaaacaaaacCAGAGAAGACTACTAAGAGGAATAACGGGCAATAGAAAGTTTTACATTCTGGTGAAGAAAAGCGATGCAAGACCATTAGTGGTGAAGAAAAGCAATGAATTCTCAGGCAAGAGCAATgaggatagatagatagatagaatcggaggaggaaaccctctttattgtcacatacatgcacacagcagagcacacacagtgaaattggtcctctgcatttaacccatcctagtactaggaggaaagggaaagaggaaatgagagaaATGAGATGATGCTGCAGGCCACAATGTGGTCTGAAACAAGGCAGCTGGAACAAACCAAGCAGATAATGCATCCCTTTTAAATCCACATTATAGCTGATAGTGATGGACATGggtgaaacagagacacaattgtCAAGAGGTTCCATGGCATGGTGAATTTTGGAGTCGTGTGGGAAATGGGCAGTTACAGGACTGACTGTagaaatatttatgtttttatgtgtgtgtatacaaagtcattttttgctttgcttatatcccatgctttcattcatgctgctgcaacacaaacatttcccagtctgggattaataaagtcattttattttatcttattgcCTGCATTCTGACTTGTCAACATTTTCACGTATATACTCacatttaaatttgtatttttttacgaaatgcacattcattttgtattcattcaaATGCAGAAGGATCAGTAGAAATGTAATGTGCTGCACGTTACCATCGTTATACAAAatagaggtttttttttagccCCATTGGTGCTTCTTGTGTTGCTAACGCTGGTGCTCCCTTCGTTCAGATTCTCAGGAAGCATTGCCCATAGATAATGTTAAAATTCCCTCTCTTAAGGTTAGCAAAGCAGGCACTTACACCAAAAAAGATagaacatttatattaaatatctttTAAAGAAAGCATTTTATTGTGTAGCCTGTTTAGCTGCGTTCAAACTACACACAGCCTGTGTCACAGCTTCCCTTACAGACCTAACGTAGGGGAAATAACAACATCGTAATCTCGCGAGACCATGCGTAGTGGCGCGAATAAACAAGGAGCTTCTCCAAATAGACGCTAACTTTTTCTGAGCTATTCTGTTTGAATTTAGTTTAAGACCTTTAGTGTAAGACCTTCACATACTGTAAGCTTTTCGGTTACGCTCAGTACTTTGTCTGTTTGCTTCGTGAAGGATAACTATGTCGGACGCTTTGTCTGATGACGGCAGCGTGAACCAGGATGACAGTCAGGAGGATGTTATGACCCCGGCGGAGCTGATAGCCAAACTGGAAGAAGTAAGAATATTTAACATCATTAATATTTACTGAGACATGGCCTTCCTAATATGTGTTTAACAACATATACTCCTCCTGTTTAGACTCTATCCTCACAACCAG of the Eleginops maclovinus isolate JMC-PN-2008 ecotype Puerto Natales chromosome 12, JC_Emac_rtc_rv5, whole genome shotgun sequence genome contains:
- the arid5a gene encoding AT-rich interactive domain-containing protein 5A: MDQGDQSETSQQTSSDEDKGTETQASPPVIEIHDSMTECEEEGRPVKVPMEEKAFVSSLHSFMKDRGTPIERIPHLGFKQINLCRIHKAVEKLGGYDSVTARRLWKKVYDELGGSPGSTSAATCTRRHYEKLVLPFERHLKGEEDKPLPPSKPRKPYKRNSDGKVTKAEKKRKRTQSEREMDSELEILPQRSPDASSQREAGMPPLWNSTSDRHHPDCSPPNRATTGLCSPIYAHLVQVPPSVPWTSHIPQGAGEGISPLEKKKRMAQASLNLPLSPQSEDKERPSVIHCSQSPARASSSGRNCNSSDSSPLPLSPSSSRSTSPLSVSSEDGPEGIKEKPASSAELPKKSVKNTPCSEEAKAASCILISKDPAGQNKDITLPSADSITVQLKDWLPIHKGSVKYSHPLHSSSSFMVRSDWAPTSTSSFTKVVPKSLQLLRPAPIRPQNSSVTFVKKTNNAPWLYQTEKRERSRTMLQKVPSTQQSPAQSSSSLPVSYVLSRDSRHQPVLHPAYFPNRMRLPQSQIMYRHVPMSAAHSALIGPAVYPYPYSIPLLNPQTGYPFPAMHPIYSHKL